The segment CGGGTTAGCAACAGGAACTATTATTGCTTTACTAGGTTTTGTTTTTTACAATTTTATTGGGCAAATATTTACGAAAGATCCAGACGTCTTAGAACAATTTTATCATGTTTTTTGGATTGTTTTATTAACCCAACCCATAAGTGCAATCACTTTTATTTTTGATGGAATGTTTAAAGGAATGGGAGAAATGAAATATTTAAGAAATCTCTTAATTCTTTCTACAGGATTGGTTTTTATACCAACATTATTGGTTTTTGATTATTACAATTTAAAACTAACTGCCATTTGGATAGCCTTTACACTTTGGATTATTGCTAGAGGATTACCTTTAGTTTTTAAATTTAGAAAGAAATTTTTACCACTTGCACAAAACAGTTAACTTTGATAAAAATTCAGTTTTTATGAATACAAATAGAGAGAATGGAAGTTTATACACCAACATTCAAAATAAAATTGCAACCATAGAATTTGGGCATCCTGCAAGTAATTCTTTTCCAAGTGAACTGCTAGACAGGTTAACCACAGAATTGAATTCAATTTCTAATAATAATGAAGTTTCTGTTGTTGTTTTAAAGTCTGAAGGAGAACGTGCTTTTTGTGCCGGAGCTTCTTTTGATGAATTGGTTTCCATTTCAAATTTAGAACAAGGAAAACATTTTTTCTCTGGTTTTGCAAATGTGATAAATGCTATGAGAACTTGCAAAAAGTTAATTATTGGTAGAATTCAAGGAAAAACAGTTGGAGGAGGCGTTGGTTTAGCTGCTGCTTGTGATTATGTTTTAGCAACAGAAAATGCTTCCATAAAATTATCAGAATTTACAATTGGTATTGGTCCATTTGTAATTGCACCTGCTGTAGAACGTAAAATAGGAGTTGCTGGTTTATCAGAATTAACATTAGATGCAACAAGTTGGAAAAATGCATATTGGGCAAAAGAAAAAGGCTTGTTTGCAAAAGTAGTTGAAACCCAAAAGGAGTTAGATAATGAAGTAGAAGTATTGGCAAACAAATTAGCGTCTTATAACCCTGAAGCTTTATCTCAAATGAAAAAAGTTTTATGGGAAGGAACCGAAAACTGGAAGAACTTATTAGCAGAAAGAGCATCGGTTTCTGGAGAATTAGTTTTGTCAGAATTCACAAAAAAGGCTTTAGCAAAATTTAAAAAATAGGATTGTGAAAATAGTTTCAACAAATATTGGCGAACAAAAAGAAATTGACTGGAAAGGTGAAAAAGTTACCACAGGCATTTTTAAATTTTCTGTTGATGAACCTGTTTTCTTAGATATTGAATATGTAAAAGGAGATGCAATTTGCGATAGAGAAAATCACGGTGGAATTTTACAAGCTATTTATGGGTATTCTCTAAAACATTACGATTTTTTTAAACCCCTTTATCCAGAATTAGATTGGCAATTAGGTATGTTTGGAGAAAATTTAACGATTGATGATTTAGAAGAAACTAAAATTCATCAAGGAGATGTTTTTAAAGTTGGTGATACAATTCTAGAAGTTACAGTTCAAAGAAACCCTTGTTATAAATTAGGCATTCGTTTTAACGATATGAAAATTGTAAAACAATTTTGGAATACTACTTTTTGTGGTGTTTATTTTAAAGTATTACAAACCGGTTTTGTAAAAGTGGGTGATGAGTTTGTACAAATAAAAAGCTGTCCAGAAAATCTAACGATTGCAGATTTATATGCTGCTAATAGAGTTGAAAAAGGTGTTTAACTATTTTAATATATAATTATTTATTTATTAGTAGCGTGACTTTTTTTATGAATGATTTTCTGATTATTTAAGTAATAAATTGAAGACTGTATTGTTAACAATATTTATCCCAATTCAACGTATTTATTTCCATTACAATTAAAACATATTCCATTCAAATAATAATTATATTCTCTTCGATAACCACTACCGTTACAAGTAGCACATTTTGTAGATTCAAGTTGAACGTTTTTACTATTATCTGAATACATAGGAATATTAGTATTATTATGTAATTTTTGATGGCATTCATTACATAAAGTAATCAGTGAGTCGTCAGGATAATCCCATGGTAGATTGTTGATTACATAATATTTATGATGGACTTGTAATATAATTTGTTTAGGTTTTATTTTTATATTTTTTAGTATTTCAGGTAAAATATCTCTGTCATATTTATTTTTGAATTCCGGTAATACAGAATCATACCAAGAATTTGCAATGCTCCGTTTGTATTCTTCAAGTTCCTTTGTAGTTTTCTTCTTAAACATTAAACCATTTTCAAAAATAGTAGCTTTTTGCTTGCAAATATTACAAGTACATTCATCTCTTTTTATAATTTTATTTCTTTTTTCATTCCATTCTTTGGTACTTAGTTTTTCTAAATAAGAAATATATTGTTCGGGTTTTTTATCAATTAAAGAAGAATAGCTAATATTACTCATGAAATTTTATATTATAAAGGCATTGTAAAAAATTCTTATATATTAATATAGTTAGCAAACAAGTTTAGCCCAGATTAAGCGGTTTGTTTGAGCTCTTTTTTACCTTTTTTCGAGGTAAAAAAAGCGAGTAGCGAAAGCTGGAAATAGCTTCTAAACCTTTTCTTCTTTTTTATGTAAAAAACGAGTGAGTTTCATAGAAAGATCTAACAAAATAATTTTAGCATTTCCGTTTCTTTCTATATGATACATGGCATCATTTAGCTCTTTCTCAATTTCTAGAATATTCCCAGAATGTACAAAAGGAGCAAATTTAGAAAGGTTAAACCCAGTTTTAGTTTCCATAAAAACTAAAGAATCAGATTTGTAATTCATTAATAAAGCTTGTCTAAAAAATTGTAAGCAATAGTCTAAAAAACGCTTTTGAGTTTCACGACCTGTTTTTGCAATCGTATCAGACCAAGAAATTAATTGTTGTACAACAGCAGCGTTTCCTTTTGCTTTAAAAGCGGTTCTAATCCAAGCAATAAACCATTCTTCAAAAATTAAATCGCTAGAATCATTATTTAATAAATGAAGTGCTTTGTTGTAATTTCCTTCTGCCTGATGTGCAATTTTTGTGGCTTCATTTTCAGAACATTGTTCTTTTTCTACCAATGCATTTGCAATATCTTGTTCACTTAAAACAGGAAAATGTAAAGCTTGGCAACGAGATTTTATAGTATTTATAATTTGCTCTTCGTTTTCTGTAATTAATAAGAAAACAGTCTTTTTTGGTGGTTCTTCAATTAATTTTAATAACTTATTTGCAGCTGCAATGTTCATTTTTTCAGCCATCCAAATAATCATTACTTTATAACCACCTTCGTAGCTTTTTAGTTGTAATCTTTTAACAACATCTTCTGCTTCATCAACCCCAATATTACCTTGCTTATTTTCTACACCAATGTGTTGCAGCCAATTAAATAAACTTGCATACGGTTGTTCTTCTATAAATTGACGCCAATCTTCTAAGAATAAATTACTAACAGGATGTTTTTTTACAGCTTCGTTTGTTGTTACAGGAAAAGCAAAATGTAAATCTGGGTGTTGTAACTTATTGCACTTACTATTACAAACGTCTACATCGTCAGAAAAATTACATAGCAAATATTGTGCATACGCAATTGCCATTGGTAAAGTTCCACAGCCTTCTTTACCCACAAATAATTGTGCGTGCGGAATTCTGCCGTTTTCAGCAGACACTTTTAAGTGTTTTTTAATGTGTTCTTGACCGATAATTTGGTTGAAAAGCATAAGCAAATATAAAATTACTTTATCATTAATTCATCAATTTTAGAAATCAATCTTTTAATTTATGAATTCGTTGTAAAAGATACATTGTCTTCGAAAACGTTGTATTGATTTTTAGGATTTCCATATTAAAAAGAGTAAATAAAAAGGTATTTTTGTTGAAAATAGATTTAACAAAAGATGAAAACACTAAAAGATTTTAACTTTAAGAATAAGAAAGCGTTAATTCGTGTAGATTTTAATGTGCCTTTAAATGATAAATTTGAAGTAACAGACGCTACCAGAATTCAGGCTGCAAAATCTACTATCATAGATATTTTAGAACAAGACGGAAGTTGTATCTTAATGTCTCATTTAGGACGTCCAAAAGGATTTCAAGATGAATTTTCTTTACGTCATATTGTAGAAACTGCTACAGATATTTTAGGAGTTCAAGTAAAATTTGTTGCAGATTGTATTGGTGAAAAAGTTGAAGAAGCTGTTGCCAATTTAGAATCTGGAGAAATCTTATTGTTAGAAAACTTACGTTTTTACGAAGAAGAGAAAAAAGGAGATGTTGCTTTTGCAGAAAAATTATCGAAATTAGGTGATGTTTATGTAAACGATGCATTTGGTACTGCACACAGAGCACACGCTTCAACAACAATTATTGCTCAGTTTTTTCCTGAAAACAAATGTTTTGGAAACTTATTAGCAAGGGAAATTGAAAGTATAGATAAAGTATTAAACAATTCTGAAAGACCCGTGTTAGCAATTTTAGGAGGTGCAAAAGTATCGTCTAAAATAACTGTTATTGAAAATATTTTAGATAAAGTAGATCACTTAATTATTGGTGGAGGAATGAGTTTTACTTTTATTAAAGCACAAGGAGGATCTGTTGGAAATTCTATTTGTGAAGATGATAAAATGGAATTGGCTTTAGATATTTTAAAGCAAGCAAAAGCTAAAGGAGTTGAAATTCATATTCCAATAGATGTTATTGCTGCAGATGATTTTTCTAATGATGCGAATACTCAGATTTTAGACATTACTAAAATTCCAGATGGATGGCAAGGACTTGATGCTGGACCAAAATCTAGAGAAATTTTTGATACTGTTGTTAACAAGTGTAAAACTATTTTATGGAACGGACCTTTAGGGGTTTTTGAAATGGAATCTTTTGCAGGAGGAACAATTGCTTTAGGTCATTCTATTGACAAAGCAACTAAAAACGGCGCCTTCTCTTTAGTTGGAGGTGGAGATTCTGTTGCTGCTGTTAAACAATTCGGTTTTGCAGATAAAGTAAGTTATGTTTCTACTGGTGGTGGTGCTATGTTAGAAATGTTAGAAGGAAAAACGTTACCAGGAATTAATGCTATCTTAAAATAGTCGTTTATTTGTTTAATCGTGTAATTGTTTAATAGAAATTCCGATTAACAGATAGATTTTTAAATTTCAAAACATACTATAATTTTTATAAGCGTGTAATTTTAAAAAATTACACGCTTATTGTTTTATTAAAGTTTAAGTTTTAATTTCGTGGTTCTTTTTACATTTACATAAATAAACAATCACACGTTTACACATCATAAAATGAAATACACAAAATTACCACATACAGACATAAAAGTTAGTAAAATTTGTTTAGGAACCATGACTTGGGGTAAACAAAACACGCAAGAAGAAGGTTTTGAACAAATGGATTATGCGTTAGATCAAGGAGTAAATTTCTTCGATACCGCAGAACTATATTCAGTTCCTGCAACTCCAGATACGTATGGTTCTACAGAAACAATTATTGGAAACTGGTTTAAGAAAACAGGAAATAGAGATAAAATTGTTTTAACAAGTAAAATTGCGGGTCCAGGACCTTACACTGCTCATATTAGAGAGAATGGTTTTGCTAAAGAAGCAATTATAGCCGCTGTAGAAGGCAGTTTAAAAAGATTGCAAACAGAGTATATAGATTTATATCAATTGCATTGGCCAGAACGAGGAGTTAATACTTTTGGATTGAGAGATTATCCTTATAAAACGTCAAGAAAAGAAGCAGAAAATCATAGAGAGATTTTAGAAACTTTACAAGATTTAATCAAACAAGGAAAAATAAGACAAGTAGGTTTGTCTAATGAAACTCCTTGGGGAACAATGCAATATTTGCAAACCGCAAAAGAATTGAATTTACCAAGAATGATTACCATGCAAAATTCGTATTCTTTAGTGCATAGAAGTTATGAATACGGAATGTCTGAAGTTTCTATGAGAGAAGATATTGGTTTATTGGCGTATTCTCCTTTAGCACAAGGTGTGTTAACAGGCAAATATTTAAGAGGACAAAAACCTGCAGATGCTAGAGGAATTTTATTTCCTAATTATATTTTAAGATACCAATCAGATTTGGTGCAACAAGCGGTTTTACAATATGAAGCAATCGCTAAAAAACACGGAATTACTTTAACAGAACTCTCTTTAGCTTACATAAACCAGTTACCATTTGTTACTAGTAATATTATTGGAGCAACAAAAATGAGTCAGTTAAAAGAAAATATAGGAAGTATACATATTAATTTATCTGAAGAAGCTTTGAATGCTATTGAAGCAGTACATAATTTAATCCCTAATCCTGCGCCTTAGTTCAGTTGGCAGTTTAACAGTATTCAGTTGGCAGTATAAAAAAATCCGATGAAAATGAATTCAGCGGATTTTTTACTTTGTCATTCCTGCGAAAGCAGGAGTTTTTTTATGGAAATAATTTATAAATATCGTTTCGTTTCATAAAACGGGCAATTGTAATTGTTTCTTCAGAATAAAAAATTCCTAATCTATAATCACCAATTCTAATTCTATAAGCTTCTGGATGGCCAGAGATTGCTTTTACATTTTTAATGTCTGATAAATTTTCAGCTATTTTTAAATTAGCCACAACTTCAGCTAATTTCAGTTTTAACTTACTGTTTTTAATTTTGTTTACATCTTTTAAGGCCTGACGTAAATAAATAATTTCCATTATTTTAAGGCATTTAAAAACTCTTCCTCGCTAACTGTATCGGTTCTATCTGCTTGTTGCATTAAAAGTAAAAGGCCTAAATCTTCTTTTTGTTCTTGTGTTAAGCGATCTAATTGTTCTTTTTCTTTCGATTTTACAAACAATTCAATAGCTTTTTCCATCAAGGCTTTCACACTTAATCCTTCAAAAGCTGACAAAACTTTTAGTTTGGTAAGAATAGTATCATCTATTTCTATTAATTTTTTCATTTTGTATGGTTATATTTAGATAGCTATAGTACAAATATATAATATATATACTATATATAAGTGTATGTATATATAAAAAAAATCCAAAAGAATTTTCTTTTGGATTTTTTACTTAATATTTTAAAATAACGAATTTGTAAATTCGTGGTAATTTAATTACTCAACCAATTTTATAGCACTCGCTACAAATCTTCCATCTACAACATCACCCGTAATTTCTGCTTTTCTAACAACTTCACAAAAACCTGTATGTTCATCATGAGCATCGCCAAAATCATCAATATTAAAACCATCAACAAAATAAGCTTGGTTGTTAATACGAACAGCCAAACTACATCCATCTTCAGAATCTAATTCAAATTGACATTGACCACAAGAAACTTCTGCAACTTGTTTGATTTCTTTTTTGTTTCCACAAGAAAAAGCAATCATAAATAACGATAGTAAAAGTAATTTTTTCATAATTATATATTTAAAATAGTTCTCGCTACAAAATTTTTTGGTTCTCAAAAATGTACTCGAACTGACATTACATATTTTTACTCGGTTTCTGCCACATCGAGTAATTTTGATTTTCATCAAAATTGTATCGAGATGTTTTTTATTCTATTTAGTTGTTTTTTACACAACAGTAAGACTGAAAAATGGCCACTGCAAACTGCTTACTGAATATTATTTTCCTCCCCAACTATCACGTAATCCAACAGTTTTATTGAATACTAAATTGTCTGAAGTAGCATCATCATCCACATTAAAATACCCTAAACGTTGAAACTGAAAACGTTCTCCAATTTTTGCAGTTTGCAAACTTGGTTCTACAAAAGCAGTAATAATTTCTAAAGAATTCGGATTTATAAACTCCATATAATCTTTGTCTTTATGTGCGTCTGGAGCTTCATCTAAAAACAATCTATCATAAGCTCTAACTTCTGCTTTAACAGCGTGTTTTGCAGAAACCCAGTGCAAAGTACCTTTTACTTTACGTTTGCTTTCTTCAGTATCCATTCCAGATTTTGTTAATGGATCATACGTACAATGAATCACAGTAATTTCCCCATTTTCATCTTTTTCACAACTTGTTGCTGTAATAAAATAGGCATTCTTTAAACGAACTTCTTTACCTAATTTTAATCGAAAGAATTTCTTATTTGCTTCTTCTCTAAAATCTTCACGTTCAATATAAACTTCTCTAGAAAAAGGAACTTCTCTACTGCCAAAGCCCTCTTCATAATCATTATAATTAGCAATTAACATTTCCTCTTTTCCTTCCGGATAATTATCAATAATTACTTTTACAGGATCTAAAACTGCCATCACTCTTTTGGCAGTATTATTTAAATCTTCACGAATCTTAAATTCTAATAAAGCAACATCAATTACATTTTCACGTTTAGAAACACCAACAGTTTCAATAAAACTCTTTATTGCATTTGGTGTATAACCACGTCTTCTTAAACCAGAAATTGTAGGCATTCTTGGATCATCCCATCCAGAAACAATATTCTTTTCAACCAAAGTCAACAATTTACGTTTACTCATAATTGTATAACTCAAATTCAAACGAGAAAACTCGCGTTGTTTTGGCGGATTTGGAAATTCAGATTTACTGTATTCATATACATTATCTCTAAACCAATTATATAAATCTCTATGAGGTTTAAATTCTAAAGAACATAAAGAATGCGAAATTTGTTCTAAATAATCACTTTCTCCATGCGTCCAGTCATACATTGGGTAAATACACCAATCGTTACCAGTTCTGTGGTGTTCTTTGTACATAACTCTGTACATTAAAGGATCTCTTAATAGCATGTTATCACTAGCCATATCAATCTTTGCACGCAACGTATGTTCACCTTCTTTAAACTTTCCATCTTTCATTCCTTGAAACAATTCCAAGTTTTCTTCTACAGCTCTATTTCTAAAAGGACTGTTTGTTCCAACTTGAGTAGGAGTTCCTTTCTGAGCTCTCATTTCTTCAGATGATTGGCTGTCTACATACGCTTTTCCATCTTTAATCAATAAAATAGCCCAGTCATACAATTGCTGAAAATAATCTGAAGAATACAATTCATTTGCCCATTTGTAACCTAGCCAAGAAATATCATCTTTAATGGCATCTACATACTCCTGCTCTTCTTTTGCAGGGTTTGTATCGTCAAAACGTAAGTTTACTGGCGCGTTGTATCTTTCACCCAAACCAAAACTAATTCCAATTGCTTTAGTATGTCCAATATGCAAGTAACCATTAGGTTCTGGCGGAAAACGAAAACGTAAATTTTCTTTTGGCATTCCATTTGCCAAATCTTCTTCAATAATTTGCTCTAAAAAATTGAGCGATTTTTTCTCTTCAGACATCATTTATACGCTATAAATTAAGCAACAAAATTACATAAAATACTTTATAGGTATTTAGCATTTGTAACAAAATTGTAAATTCAGCATCTAATAGATAAACACAACAAACTATGAGCGATCAAATAAGAAATTACACGTGCCCAAAATGCAATAGCAAAACCTATAAATTGGGTCAAATGCGAGCAACTGGAGGTACATTATCAAAAATTTTCGATATTCAAAATCAGAAATTTACCAGTGTAACTTGTGAGCGTTGTACCTATACAGAATTTTACAAAACCAAAACCAGTGCAATTAGCAACGTTTTCGACTTTTTTACGAGTTAATTTTTGGGCGTTACTTTATCCTGAAGGCATTCAGGACCAAGGTCAGGCTTTACACTATAGTTTTTTTTATGCTGAATTTAGTTCAGCGCAAAAAAAAGCTGCCGTTTCAATCCTTAACGCAGGCATTTATTTCCATTTAAAGTCATTATAATATAATTTATAGCCTATTTTTTATCGTAAATTTGCTACTTATTAAAAAATTGTAAAAGATTAAAATATAATTAAATGGGCATAATACAGGTAAACAATATTAAACTCCATGCATTTCACGGGTGTTTAGAAGAAGAGTCTAAAATAGGTAGTGAATACAGCATTGATGTTCAGGTAGTGGCTGATTTAAGAAAATCTGCAAGAACAGACAAATTATCAGATACAGTAGATTATGTTCATTTAAACCATGTTGTAAAAGAAGAAATGGCCATTCGTTCAGAACTATTAGAAGAAGTTGCACAACGTATCTTAAATCGCTTATTTAAAGAAATTAGAAAGATTAAAAAAGCAAAAGTTTCTGTTGCAAAAATTAATCCACCAATAGGAGGAAACGTAGAAGAGGTTGTTGTAATTCTAACAAAAAAACGATAAGAGTAAAAAATACTTGTGGTAATTGTAAAATTGATTAAATTTGCAATCCTTTAAAGAAAATTAGGGTGTCTTGGCCGAGTGGCTAGGCAATGGTTTGCAAAACCATGTACAGCGGTTCGAATCCGCTAGACACCTCAAAAAAAACTTCAACCTTTGGTTGAAGTTTTTTGTTTTTCACCAACTTTAATTTAACAATACTGATTTCGTTAAACTTGGAATGTACTTATAATTATAAAAAAACAAGAAAGTCAAAATTCTATCTTCTACTCCTATTTTTTTCTGTAAAAAGGAATAATTAAAAAGTATAAATTATTTAATTTTAGTATGCTAGTCCTCCTTTTTTAAAAAAAGTTAACCCTGCCTTAGGAAATACCATTTATCAACAAATAACTAGTAAAGAGCACTTTATTTAAAGTTTATAAGCTGTAAATCAACGAATTTAAATGTCTATTTATCGAAAAATTCCATAAAAAAAAGCATTCAATAGTACTTTTGGTTAACAAACCAAACCAAACTATAAATTATGTTTTTACAGATTTTACCAGCAGACAAAGTATCAACAGTTCAATTAGTTTTCGAAAATCAATTAGTATTTGTTATTTTAGGATTAGCAATATCTGTTTTTACAATTTTGAAAATCACAAAGTTTTTAAGTCAATTAAGATTTACTTTATAATAATCAATGTATTACACTTATTTTTTGTGCTAAATTTTATGGTGTAGTGAAATTGTATGAGAAATAAATAGATATTTAAATCCGTTTAAAGGTCTTTAAATACAACTCACCTGAATTAAACAACCTTTTATCGAAAAAACAAGGTTACGAGTTGACCCTGTTGATACCTTTGAAGTATCAAATTAAAACTATAAATTATGTTTTTACAAATTTTACCAGCAGACAACATAGCAACAGTGCAATCTGTTTTTGAAAATGAATTATTATTTGTGGTTTTAGGATTATCAATATCTGTTTTCATAATTTTGAAAATTATAAAGGTTTTAAGTAAAATAAAACTTACGAGTACTTCTGCTAAACCAGGTTTTTCTTCTTAAGAAATTACTTCAATTTTTTTACTTCTTTTTTTAAGAAAATCTTTAGATAGTTCTTAACAAAAAATTATATATTTTTCTGCATCTTTGTATTCTATGTACTCATATAAAATGAGTCTTACTATCTTACAATTATTAAATAATTCTTTTCATAAGCAATTATTATAATTTTAATTTTATAGAATGAAGATTTACCCCATAGAAACTGGAAAATTTAAATTAGATGGAGGTGCAATGTTTGGCGTTGTTCCTAAAACTATTTGGCAAAAAACAAATCCGGCAGACAGCAACAATTTAATAGATATGAGCATGAGGTGCATGCTTATAGAAGATGGTAATCGATTAATTTTAATTGATACTGGATTAGGTGCTAAACAATCAGATAAATTTTTTGGCTATTATTTTCTCTTTGGAGATTTTTCTTTAGATACTTCTTTGGCAAAATATGGTTTTCATAGAGATGATATTACAGATGTTTTTTTAACCCATCTTCATTTTGATCATTGTGGTGGCGTTATAGAATGGAACTCTACTAAAACATTATTACAACCCGCTTTTAAAAATGCACTATTTTGGTCTAATCAAAATCATTGGAAATGGGCTACAGAACCAAATCCAAGAGAAAAAGCATCCTTTTTAAAAGAAAATATAAACCCAATAAAAGAAAGTGGACAACTAAACTTTATCCACAGAAATGCAAAAGACCAAATTGGTTTTGATGTATTATTTATGGATGGTCATACAGAAAAACAAATGTTACCAAAATTAAATTATCAAGGTAAAACAATTGTTTTTATGGCAGACTTATTGCCAACAGTTGGGCATATTCCTTTGCCTTATGTTATGGGTTATGATACAAGGCCTTTACTTACTATTAAAGAAAAAGCAGCTTTTTTAAATGAAGCAGCGGATCATAATTATTACCTTTTTTTAGAGCATGATGCTGCAAATGAAATCTGTACTGTAAAGCATACAGAAAAGGGAGTTAGATTAAAAAACACACATAAATTTATAGATATATTTAATTAAGAGAAGAGAGATATGAGAATTTTAAAGCCTATTTTTTATACAGCCATAGCTAGTTTAATTTTTACAAGTTGTAAATCATCAATTTCAACAATAGCTGTTCCTGCAGGGTCAGATGCAATTGTAAATGTTACCGCTAAAAAAGGAACTTTATCAGAAGATGAAAAGAACAGATGGAGTCATGCAGATTTAGAAAAAGATTCTATTCCTGGTATGAGTATTGCAAAAGCATACACTTTTTTAGAAGGTAAAAAAGGAGTAATAGTTATTGTAGGTATTGCAGATTCTGGTATAGATGTAGCGCAAGAAGATTTAAAAGAGGTTGTTTGGACAAATACAAAAGAAATTGCAGGTAATAATAAAGATGATGATAAAAATGGATATATAGATGATATTCATGGGTGGAATTTCTTAGGAAACAAAGAAGGTAAAATTGTAAATGCAGATCAATTAGAAATTACTAGAATTGTAAAAACAGGAATGAATAAATTTGGAAATAAAAAAGCATCAGAAATAGCTGAAGCTGATAAGACTGAATTTGAAGAGTTCTTAAAAATTAAAGAGGAGTTTGATAAAGTTGCCACTGCAAAACAAGAAGAAATTAGCAACTTAAAAAAGACAGAAGAGAGAATCAATCAAATTGAAGCTAGTTTTATTGCAGTCAACAAAATTGTAGGAAAAGAAAATAGTACACTAGAAGATTTAAAAGGTATTAAACCAGAAAATCCAGCAGCAGCTGCACAAATTGCAGATGTTACAAATCTTTTAAAAAACGGAATGTCTCAATCTGGAGTTAAAGAGTATAAAAAAAGACTTTCAGAGTATCTTAAAAAGCAAGAAGAAGGTAAAAGCTATGATTTAGATTTTAATGCTCGTCAAACTTTAGGAGACAATTTATATGATATAAATGATAAATTTTACGGAAACAATAATGTGATTGGTTCTAAAGATTTAGAAATTCATGGTACTCACGTTGCAGGAATTGTAGCTGCATCTAGAAATAATAATAAAGGTGTAAATGGTGTTGCTAATAATGTAAAAATTATGGCTGTAAGAGTTGTTCCTGATGGAGATGAGCATGATAAAGATATTGCCTTAGGAATTAGATATGCAGTAGATAATGGCGCAAAAGTTATTAATACAAGTTTTGGAAAAGGATATTCACCAAACAAAGAATGGGTGTATGCAGCTATAAAATATGCAGCTAAAAAAGATGTGTTAATTGTAAATGCAGCAGGTAATGATGGTGCAAATATAGATGTTAAAAAAACGTTTCCTAATGACTCTAAAGACTTATTAAGTGAAATTTCAGACAATGTTATTACAATTGGAGCAATGAGTTTGCATTATGATGAAAAATTACCAGCTTCTTTTTCTAATTATGGTAAAATTAATGTAGATGTTTTTGCACCGGGTGTAGATATTTATTCAACATTTCCTAAAGATGAATACCAAGCAATTAGTGGTACTTCTATGGCGGCTCCTTCTACTGCAGGTGTTGCTGCTTTGGTGCGTTCTTATTATCCAGAATTATCTGCAAGTCAGGTAAAACATATTTTAATGAATTCTGGAGTAAAAATCAATTTTGATGTTATTAAGCCAGGTACAAAAGATGAAAAAGTTCCTTTTGCA is part of the Polaribacter sp. SA4-10 genome and harbors:
- the folB gene encoding dihydroneopterin aldolase → MGIIQVNNIKLHAFHGCLEEESKIGSEYSIDVQVVADLRKSARTDKLSDTVDYVHLNHVVKEEMAIRSELLEEVAQRILNRLFKEIRKIKKAKVSVAKINPPIGGNVEEVVVILTKKR
- a CDS encoding glutamine--tRNA ligase/YqeY domain fusion protein, which gives rise to MSEEKKSLNFLEQIIEEDLANGMPKENLRFRFPPEPNGYLHIGHTKAIGISFGLGERYNAPVNLRFDDTNPAKEEQEYVDAIKDDISWLGYKWANELYSSDYFQQLYDWAILLIKDGKAYVDSQSSEEMRAQKGTPTQVGTNSPFRNRAVEENLELFQGMKDGKFKEGEHTLRAKIDMASDNMLLRDPLMYRVMYKEHHRTGNDWCIYPMYDWTHGESDYLEQISHSLCSLEFKPHRDLYNWFRDNVYEYSKSEFPNPPKQREFSRLNLSYTIMSKRKLLTLVEKNIVSGWDDPRMPTISGLRRRGYTPNAIKSFIETVGVSKRENVIDVALLEFKIREDLNNTAKRVMAVLDPVKVIIDNYPEGKEEMLIANYNDYEEGFGSREVPFSREVYIEREDFREEANKKFFRLKLGKEVRLKNAYFITATSCEKDENGEITVIHCTYDPLTKSGMDTEESKRKVKGTLHWVSAKHAVKAEVRAYDRLFLDEAPDAHKDKDYMEFINPNSLEIITAFVEPSLQTAKIGERFQFQRLGYFNVDDDATSDNLVFNKTVGLRDSWGGK
- a CDS encoding zinc ribbon domain-containing protein, translating into MSDQIRNYTCPKCNSKTYKLGQMRATGGTLSKIFDIQNQKFTSVTCERCTYTEFYKTKTSAISNVFDFFTS
- a CDS encoding S8 family peptidase, giving the protein MRILKPIFYTAIASLIFTSCKSSISTIAVPAGSDAIVNVTAKKGTLSEDEKNRWSHADLEKDSIPGMSIAKAYTFLEGKKGVIVIVGIADSGIDVAQEDLKEVVWTNTKEIAGNNKDDDKNGYIDDIHGWNFLGNKEGKIVNADQLEITRIVKTGMNKFGNKKASEIAEADKTEFEEFLKIKEEFDKVATAKQEEISNLKKTEERINQIEASFIAVNKIVGKENSTLEDLKGIKPENPAAAAQIADVTNLLKNGMSQSGVKEYKKRLSEYLKKQEEGKSYDLDFNARQTLGDNLYDINDKFYGNNNVIGSKDLEIHGTHVAGIVAASRNNNKGVNGVANNVKIMAVRVVPDGDEHDKDIALGIRYAVDNGAKVINTSFGKGYSPNKEWVYAAIKYAAKKDVLIVNAAGNDGANIDVKKTFPNDSKDLLSEISDNVITIGAMSLHYDEKLPASFSNYGKINVDVFAPGVDIYSTFPKDEYQAISGTSMAAPSTAGVAALVRSYYPELSASQVKHILMNSGVKINFDVIKPGTKDEKVPFADLSVSGRIVNAYNALKMADRIVNRK
- a CDS encoding MBL fold metallo-hydrolase, giving the protein MKIYPIETGKFKLDGGAMFGVVPKTIWQKTNPADSNNLIDMSMRCMLIEDGNRLILIDTGLGAKQSDKFFGYYFLFGDFSLDTSLAKYGFHRDDITDVFLTHLHFDHCGGVIEWNSTKTLLQPAFKNALFWSNQNHWKWATEPNPREKASFLKENINPIKESGQLNFIHRNAKDQIGFDVLFMDGHTEKQMLPKLNYQGKTIVFMADLLPTVGHIPLPYVMGYDTRPLLTIKEKAAFLNEAADHNYYLFLEHDAANEICTVKHTEKGVRLKNTHKFIDIFN